The DNA window CCGCGGCGACACTGGCGCCGCTGGCGGAGAGGCTGGCGGCTCGCAGGGTCATGATTGCGACGAACAATGCTGTGCCGGCGGCGCCGGCGACTTGTTGGGTCGCGCCGAGCATGGCGCTGCCGTGCGAATAGAGGTTTGGCGGCAGCGATCCCAGGCTGACGGTGAACAGCGGCGTGAACATCAGTGCCAGGCCAATGCTGAGCACGATATGGGCAATCAGCAGCATCCAGAACGGCGTATCCTGTTGTATGAAAACCAATCCGCCCATGACCACACTCAGCATGATCGCGCCAGGAATGATCAGCGGCGCTGGACCGTATTTGTCGAAGAGGTGCCCGACCCTCGGCGCGCAAAGGCCCATAATCAACCCACCGGGCAGTAACAACAGCCCGGTTTGCAGCGTCGATAGTCCCAGCACGTTTTGCAGATAGATGGGCAGCAGGATGAAGACGCCGAACATCGACATCATCAGGATGGCCATCATGACCATTGAGATCGTGAATGTCTTCGTGGTCAAGGTGCGCAGGTCGAGCAATGCTCGATCCTGTCTCTGCAACCGCAACTGACGCAATACAAAAACCGCAATGACAACAGCACCCGTCAATAGCGGAAACCATGGCGACACCGCCGGCGGATGAAGAGCCGCTTCGCCGAGGCCGCTGAGGCCATAGACGAAACCACCGAAGCCGATGGCGGAGAGAACGATTGAAAGGATATCGATCGGCGCGGTGGTTGGAGTAGTCACATTCCTCATCCGCAAGGTGCCGAGCGCCAATGCGCTGAGCGCGATCGGCAACACCAGGAGGAACAGCCAGCGCCATTCGAGCGTCGAAAGGATCAAGCCGGAAATCGTCGGCCCGATGGCCGGCGCCACCGAAATGACGACAGAGATATTGCCCATGGTTCGGCCGCGGGATTCCGGCGGCACCAAGGTCATCACCGTCGTCATCAACAGCGGCATCATGATCGCCGTGCCCGAGGCCTGCACGATCCGTCCGAGGACCAGCACGGCGAAGCCCGGCGCCAGTGCCGAAATAAGCGTACCGGCGCTGAACAGCGACATGGCGAGAATGAATACCGGCCGCGTATTGAGCCGCTGAAGCAAATAGCCGGTAATCGGGATGACGACGGCCATGGTCAGCATGAATGCTGTGGTGAGCCATTGAGCGGCGCTGGCGGTGATATTGAGATCGGCCATCAGATGGGGCAGCGCTACACCCATGATGGTTTCGTTCAGAATGACAACAAAAGCCGACACCAACAGCAGGGCGATAACGAGTTTATTGCGGGCGCCATGGTCTTCCACGGCGGGGATATCCTGCTCCGCATCGGCAATAGTCTGAGTATCGGGCTTCATGGTTTTGCCTTGGCTTGAATTCGGGAAGGGAACGGTGAATTGCTTGACGTCTTTCGTCACTATGACGAACGGCTGCATGAAATTACGACACGTGCAGCGAATTATTTCTGCACCGTCGGCTGGCAGAGCAACTTGTGCGATTGCAATTCTCGATAATCACTTACGGCCAAGAATGGGAAAGGGTTGACCAAGGTCAACCCTTAAGATGTTTTCATGGCTATGTTCGGACCCATGAGATCGCACGAGGAGGCGAGGGCGCAGCGCGCCGCTCAACGGTCGACAGGC is part of the Rhizobium jaguaris genome and encodes:
- a CDS encoding MDR family MFS transporter, with protein sequence MKPDTQTIADAEQDIPAVEDHGARNKLVIALLLVSAFVVILNETIMGVALPHLMADLNITASAAQWLTTAFMLTMAVVIPITGYLLQRLNTRPVFILAMSLFSAGTLISALAPGFAVLVLGRIVQASGTAIMMPLLMTTVMTLVPPESRGRTMGNISVVISVAPAIGPTISGLILSTLEWRWLFLLVLPIALSALALGTLRMRNVTTPTTAPIDILSIVLSAIGFGGFVYGLSGLGEAALHPPAVSPWFPLLTGAVVIAVFVLRQLRLQRQDRALLDLRTLTTKTFTISMVMMAILMMSMFGVFILLPIYLQNVLGLSTLQTGLLLLPGGLIMGLCAPRVGHLFDKYGPAPLIIPGAIMLSVVMGGLVFIQQDTPFWMLLIAHIVLSIGLALMFTPLFTVSLGSLPPNLYSHGSAMLGATQQVAGAAGTALFVAIMTLRAASLSASGASVAAATTGGIKAAFLCGMIISLGAIAAAFFIRKPEHGPDTARHH